In Planctomycetota bacterium, one genomic interval encodes:
- a CDS encoding sigma-70 family RNA polymerase sigma factor, with translation MRRYSDAQRRLHAYIASFLRNPADVDEVLQDTSVVLWRKFETFDPTGDFFRWACGIARLEVFRFSRENKRAALPLDEQTIDAISFEHQRLSDDLTDRRAALASCMDKLSATDRDLVRRCYAADKLSRDVAAELGRPVNSVYKSLGRIRSALQECIRRTLNREASA, from the coding sequence ATCCGCCGCTACTCCGATGCGCAGCGCCGCCTTCATGCCTACATCGCCTCCTTCCTCCGCAATCCCGCCGACGTGGACGAGGTCCTGCAGGACACCAGCGTCGTGCTCTGGCGCAAGTTCGAGACGTTCGATCCGACGGGCGACTTTTTCAGATGGGCCTGCGGGATCGCGCGGCTCGAGGTGTTTCGCTTCTCGCGCGAGAACAAGCGGGCCGCCCTGCCGCTCGATGAACAGACGATCGACGCCATCAGCTTCGAGCATCAGCGGCTCAGCGACGATCTGACCGATCGCCGGGCGGCGCTGGCAAGCTGCATGGACAAACTGTCGGCGACGGATCGTGATCTGGTGCGTCGATGCTACGCGGCCGACAAGCTCTCGCGCGATGTGGCGGCGGAACTGGGCCGGCCGGTCAACAGCGTCTACAAGTCGCTGGGCCGCATTCGTTCGGCGCTGCAGGAGTGCATCCGCCGCACGCTGAACCGGGAGGCGTCGGCATGA
- a CDS encoding sigma-70 family RNA polymerase sigma factor: MGIEQDQLLRHLLSERASLIGYIRSIVRDRHMAEDVFQEVSILAVRKREDIASLAHLPAWLRKSAKFEALNALRKQQRDPLVFNEKVLDLIESEWAGFDHKTADMLNALERCMGELSDYARDLLRQRYRENLTGQSLAQRMGRPMNTVYVALSRAHSALAECMQRRTSAHS; this comes from the coding sequence ATCGGCATCGAACAGGACCAACTTCTGCGTCATCTGCTCTCGGAGCGAGCGAGTCTGATCGGATACATCCGGTCGATCGTGCGCGATCGGCACATGGCGGAGGATGTGTTTCAGGAAGTGTCGATTCTGGCCGTCCGCAAACGCGAGGACATCGCTTCGCTGGCCCATCTGCCGGCCTGGCTCCGCAAAAGCGCCAAGTTCGAAGCCCTCAATGCTCTCCGCAAGCAGCAGCGCGACCCGTTGGTGTTCAACGAGAAGGTACTGGACCTGATCGAATCGGAATGGGCGGGCTTCGATCACAAGACCGCGGACATGCTCAATGCGCTGGAGCGCTGCATGGGCGAACTGTCCGACTACGCCCGCGATCTGCTGCGTCAGCGGTATCGCGAGAATCTGACGGGTCAGAGCTTGGCCCAGCGCATGGGCCGGCCCATGAATACCGTCTACGTCGCACTGAGCCGGGCGCATTCGGCGCTGGCTGAGTGCATGCAGCGTCGCACCTCCGCGCACTCGTAA
- a CDS encoding prepilin-type N-terminal cleavage/methylation domain-containing protein: MMKTNAHRAAHLAAGLAPRGARLRPRGASPAAKWRARCRHGFTLIELLVVVAIIALLIAILLPSLARAREMAKRVACLAQEAQIHKAMTIYATSNRNELIPCRGRTVVDAMNPLGGGGWSSAEDAKVDWIAAMAQVGLAINKGQAPGGNYLPAPVWNCPSRKYESQWEGTGQMAISYHYLGGMEKWTSPFGEFKARSPSDFDSARPSWALIVDAVAKIDGVWGGGRASMYGDMPQHRDADPWPVGGNEVFADGSGSWVPFGDMYFMHNWHGNSYSRMVYWWQQDLGDFNPPAGAKAVP, encoded by the coding sequence ATGATGAAAACCAACGCACATCGCGCGGCTCATTTAGCGGCGGGGCTTGCCCCGCGCGGCGCGCGCCTCAGGCCGCGCGGGGCAAGCCCCGCCGCTAAATGGCGCGCTCGATGCCGACATGGTTTCACATTGATCGAACTTCTCGTCGTCGTGGCGATCATCGCTTTGCTGATCGCCATCCTCCTCCCGTCGCTGGCACGGGCGCGGGAGATGGCCAAGCGCGTCGCCTGCCTGGCGCAGGAAGCGCAGATCCACAAGGCGATGACGATCTACGCCACGTCCAACCGCAACGAGTTGATTCCCTGCCGCGGGCGGACGGTGGTCGATGCGATGAATCCGCTCGGCGGCGGGGGGTGGTCCAGTGCCGAGGACGCCAAGGTGGACTGGATCGCCGCCATGGCGCAGGTCGGGCTGGCGATCAACAAGGGGCAGGCGCCGGGCGGGAATTATTTGCCCGCGCCCGTGTGGAATTGCCCGTCGCGCAAATACGAAAGTCAGTGGGAGGGCACGGGGCAGATGGCGATCTCGTATCACTACCTGGGCGGCATGGAGAAGTGGACGAGCCCGTTCGGGGAATTCAAGGCCCGCAGCCCGTCGGACTTCGACTCGGCCCGGCCAAGCTGGGCGCTGATCGTCGATGCGGTCGCCAAGATCGACGGCGTCTGGGGCGGCGGACGGGCGTCGATGTACGGCGATATGCCCCAGCACCGCGATGCCGACCCGTGGCCCGTCGGGGGCAACGAGGTGTTCGCCGACGGGTCGGGGTCGTGGGTGCCATTCGGGGATATGTATTTCATGCACAACTGGCACGGCAACAGCTATTCGCGCATGGTGTACTGGTGGCAGCAGGACCTGGGCGACTTCAATCCGCCCGCCGGCGCCAAGGCGGTGCCCTGA